In Raphanus sativus cultivar WK10039 chromosome 5, ASM80110v3, whole genome shotgun sequence, the following proteins share a genomic window:
- the LOC108859350 gene encoding uncharacterized protein LOC108859350 isoform X1 — protein sequence MKKQIVDESENFCFKKPLMSPPSPPPLPPSPGYGSRKIDGDSITNIQIKKFWRQKQIIEEEHLFAAIKAAARVRARNLSDEDYKRFEESLDMEDPEIEVHEGIKDWWMKSKYAYLNQPALGSSDSLKRKSFSSYVPNYFSFKPCIPLYATSLNVF from the exons ATGAagaagcagattgtggatgagTCTGAGAATTTTTGTTTCAAGAAGCCACTGATGTCGCCTCCTTCTCCTCCACCGCTTCCTCCATCTCCAGGATATGGATCAAGAAAGATCGATGGAGACAGCATAACCAATATACAGATCAAGAAGTTCTGGAGGCAGAAGCAGATCATTGAAGAGGAGCATCTTTTTGCTGCTATTAAGGCCGCAGCTCGTGTCAGAGCCCGTAATCTCTCT GATGAGGACTACAAACGCTTTGAAGAAAGCTTGGACATGGAGGACCCGGAAATCGAAGTTCATGAGGGAATAAAAGACTG GTGGATGAAGAGCAAGTACGCATACTTGAACCAGCCTGCTCTTGGATCTTCTGATTCACTGAAGAGAAAAAGTTTTTCGTCTTATGTACCAAACTATTTCTCATTCAAGCCTTGCATTCCACTCTATGCAACGTCGCTCAATGTCTTTTAG
- the LOC108859350 gene encoding uncharacterized protein LOC108859350 isoform X2: protein MSPPSPPPLPPSPGYGSRKIDGDSITNIQIKKFWRQKQIIEEEHLFAAIKAAARVRARNLSDEDYKRFEESLDMEDPEIEVHEGIKDWWMKSKYAYLNQPALGSSDSLKRKSFSSYVPNYFSFKPCIPLYATSLNVF from the exons ATGTCGCCTCCTTCTCCTCCACCGCTTCCTCCATCTCCAGGATATGGATCAAGAAAGATCGATGGAGACAGCATAACCAATATACAGATCAAGAAGTTCTGGAGGCAGAAGCAGATCATTGAAGAGGAGCATCTTTTTGCTGCTATTAAGGCCGCAGCTCGTGTCAGAGCCCGTAATCTCTCT GATGAGGACTACAAACGCTTTGAAGAAAGCTTGGACATGGAGGACCCGGAAATCGAAGTTCATGAGGGAATAAAAGACTG GTGGATGAAGAGCAAGTACGCATACTTGAACCAGCCTGCTCTTGGATCTTCTGATTCACTGAAGAGAAAAAGTTTTTCGTCTTATGTACCAAACTATTTCTCATTCAAGCCTTGCATTCCACTCTATGCAACGTCGCTCAATGTCTTTTAG